One Vicia villosa cultivar HV-30 ecotype Madison, WI unplaced genomic scaffold, Vvil1.0 ctg.001425F_1_1, whole genome shotgun sequence DNA segment encodes these proteins:
- the LOC131635103 gene encoding uncharacterized protein LOC131635103, which produces MVRVKTEGEWLNGSEMVMVNALSNDGASSDFIGVEESEDDFEDSREESESEVSENKSELEDDSEAEDKSESEDFDDDQEYGGGHASGRENSEDIGSGGQDSKDDHVSGVNHDVEGGTSEGGASEGSPASDGGHDSERKDYEVVAESEDDFEDSREESESEVSENKSELEDDSEAEDKSESEGDSESEGESEDESESEEDSAFEDESELENFDDDQEYGGGHASGRENSEDIGSGGQDSKDDHVSGVNHDVEGGTSEGGASEGSPASDGGHDSERKDASDVLVLLRSSRASEVD; this is translated from the exons ATGGTTCGAGTGAAAACTGAAGGGGAATGGTTGAATGGTTCAGAAATGGTGATGGTGAATGCCTTATCAAATGATGGAGCAAGCTCTGATTTTATAGGAGTTGAAG aatcagaagatgacttTGAAGATTCTAGAGAAGAGTCAGAATCTGAGGTTTCTGAAAATAAGTCAGAGTTAGAAGATGATTCTGAAGCTGAAGACAAGTCAGAATCCGAAG attttgatgatgatcaAGAATATGGTGGTGGTCAtgcttctggaagggaaaactctgaagacataggttCTGGAGGACAAGATTCTAAAGATGATCATGTTTCTGGTGTTAATCATGACGTTGAAGGTGGAACTTCTGAAGGCGGAGCTTCTGAAGGTAGTCCAGCTTCTGACGGTGGTCATGATTCTGAAAGAAAAGATTATGAAGTTGTTGCAG aatcagaagatgacttTGAAGATTCTAGAGAAGAGTCAGAATCTGAGGTTTCTGAAAATAAGTCAGAGTTAGAAGATGATTCTGAAGCTGAAGACAAGTCAGAATCCGAAGGTGATTCTGAGTCTGAaggagaatcagaagatgagtcagaatcagaagaagattctGCTTTTGAAGATGAGTCGGAACTTGAAA attttgatgatgatcaAGAATATGGTGGTGGTCAtgcttctggaagggaaaactctgaagacataggttCTGGAGGACAAGATTCTAAAGATGATCATGTTTCTGGTGTTAATCATGACGTTGAAGGTGGAACTTCTGAAGGCGGAGCTTCTGAAGGTAGTCCAGCTTCTGACGGTGGTCATGATTCTGAAAGAAAAGATGCTTCTGATGTTCTAGTGTTGCTCAGAAGCAGTAGAGCTTCTGAGGTTGATTAG
- the LOC131635098 gene encoding cyclin-U2-2-like: MSKTNFISSFFIHLFKHQNFIIYKCHFHNSSTQTNPTITYYLKMGSSSMTISPRKLHSDLYSFSHQQDSSTPLVINVLASLIERNMARTKRIVKNCSKSLSRATSTNIFDCREIPDLSIQSYLERIFRYTKAGSSVYVVAYVYIDRFCQINPGFRINARNVHRLLITTIMVASKYVEDLNYRNSYFGRVGGLTTIELNKLELEFLFMMGFKLHVNVSVFESYCCHLEREVGIGGGYHIEKTLRCAEEIKARHRKEITGYTQIPRVML; this comes from the exons ATGTCAAAAACCAATTTCATATCCTCTTTCTTTATTCATCTCTTCAAACACCAaaactttattatatataaatgccATTTCCATAACTCTTCTACACAAACAAACCCCACAATCACTTACTACTTGAAAATGGGTTCTTCTTCTATGACAATCTCCCCAAGAAAGCTTCATTCAGATTTATACTCCTTTTCACACCAACAAGATTCTAGCACTCCATTAGTGATAAATGTTCTTGCTTCATTAATTGAGAGAAACATGGCAAGAACAAAGAGAATAGTGAAAAATTGTTCTAAGTCTTTGTCTAGAGCAACTAGTACAAACATCTTTGATTGTAGAGAGATCCCAGATTTGTCAATCCAATCTTATTTAGAGAGAATTTTTAGGTACACTAAAGCAGGATCTTCGGTTTATGTTGTGGCTTATGTTTATATTGATAGGTTTTGTCAGATCAATCCTGGATTTAGAATCAATGCTAGAAATGTTCATAGACTTCTCATTACAACTATCATGGTGGCTTCCAAATATGTTGAAGACTT GAACTATAGAAATTCATACTTTGGAAGAGTTGGTGGATTAACAACTATTGAGCTAAACAAGTTGGAGCTTGAATTTCTGTTCATGATGGGATTCAAATTACATGTAAATGTGAGTGTTTTTGAGAGTTATTGTTGTCATTTAGAGAGAGAGGTTGGAATTGGGGGAGGGTACCATATTGAGAAGACATTAAGGTGTGCAGAAGAAATCAAAGCAAGACATAGGAAAGAAATTACGGGTTACACACAGATTCCTCGTGTTATGTTGTAA